DNA from Nematostella vectensis chromosome 5, jaNemVect1.1, whole genome shotgun sequence:
TATTCGGGTACTAAAAACACAACCAGACAGCGTGAGCCAGACACAATTAGAAGGGACCAATCAAAGGCGACTTCAGTCAAACACCTTTAGATAGCGTCAACCAATGACACATTTGGGCAAAAAATCCACTGCCATAAGTTGGGTTAATGTTGAAAATACGATATCTAAATACATATTTTACCTCGTCATTGCCGAAGTCTGACATCTTTTCAGCTTTCTCCTCCCATGGGTTCCACAACACTTTAATACAACAACAGCACAAAAATGACTTAGTAATCAATTCCCTCCCTCCATTCACCCACACACTCAACTACTCTCCATTGCAGTTATTCCCTGCCGACACAGGTATCCACCATTGCTCTGTCCCCTGCCGACACAGGTATCCACCATTGCTCTGTCCCCTGCCGACACAGGTATCCACCATTGCTCTGTCCCCTGCCGACACAGGTATCCACCATTGCTCTGCCCCCTGCCGACACAGGTATCCACCATTGCTCTGCCCCCTACCGTAACAGGTATCATCCCACCATTGCTCTGTCCCCTACCGAAACAGGTATCCCAGCGTTGCTCTGTCCCCTGCcgacacaggtatcccaccATTGCTCTTTCCACTACCAAAACAGGTATCCCACCATTGCTCTGTCCCCTACCGAAACAGGTATCCCAGCGTTGCTCTGTCCCCTGCCGACACAGGTATCCAACCATTGCTCTGTCCACTACCGAAACAGGTTCCCCACCATTGCTCTGTCCCCTGCcgacacaggtatcccatcgACCATTGATCTATTCCCCTGCACACACAAGTATCCTACCTTTTTTATGACCCTGTagacacaggtatcccatcaATTTCTGACCTCCAAGACACCAGTGTCTGGCTATAACATTCTCACCAGTGTCAGGCTATAACATTCTCACCAGTGTCTGGCTATAACATTCTCACCAGTGTCAGGCTATAACATTCTCACCAGTGTCTGGCTATAACATTCTCACCAGTGTCAGGCTATAACATTCTCACCAGTGTCAGGCTATAACATTCTCACCTGTGTCAGGCTATAACATTCTCACCAGTGTCTGGCTATAACATTCTCACCTGTGTCAGGCTATAACATTCTCACCAGTGTCTGGCTATAACATTCTCACCAGTGTCTGGCTATAACATTCTCACCAGTGTCTGGCTATAACATTCTCACCAGTGTCAGGCTATAACATTCTCACCAGTGTCTGGCTATAACATTCTCACCAGTGTCAGGCTATAACATTCTCACCAGTGTCAGGCTATAACATTCTCACCTGTGTCAGGCTATAACATTCTCACCAGTGTCTGGCTATAACATTCTCACCTGTGTCAGGCTATAACATTCTCACCAGTGTCTGGCTATAACATTCTCACCAGTGTCTGGCTATAACATTCTCACCTGTGTCAGGCTATAACATTCTCACCAGTGTCTGGCTATAACATTCTCACCAGTGTCAGGCTATAACATTCTCACCTGTGTCAGGCTATAACATTCTCACCAGTGTCTGGCTATAACATTCTCACCAGTGTCTGGCTATAACATTCTCACCTGTGTCTGGCTATAACATTCTCACCTGTGTCTGGCTATAACATTCTCACCAGTGTCAGGCTATAACATTCTCACCAGTGTCAGGCTATAACATTCTCACCAGTGTCAGGCTATAACATTCTCACCAGTGTCTGGCTATAACATTCTCACCAGTGTCTGGCTATAACATTCTCACCTGTGTCAGGCTATAACATTCTCACCAGTGTCAGGCTATAACATTCTCACCAGTGTCAGGCTATAACATTCTCACCTGTGTCAGGCTATAACATTCTCACCAGTGTCTGGCTATAACATTCTCACCAGTGTCTGGCTATAACATTCTCACCTGTGTCTGGCTATAACATTCTCACCTGTGTCTGGCTATAACATTCTCACCAGTGTCAGGCTATAACATTCTCACCAGTGTCAGGCTATAACATTCTCACCAGTGTCAGGCTATAACATTCTCACCAGTGTCTGGCTATAACATTCTCACCTGTGTCTGGCTATAACATTCTCACCAGTGTCTGGCTATAACATTCTCACCAGTGTCAGGCTATAACATTCTCACCAGTGTCAGGCTATAACATTCTCACCAGTGTCTGGCTATAACATTCTCACCTGTGTCTGGCTATAACATTCTCACCAGTGTCAGGCTATAACATTCTCACCAGTGTCAGGCTATAACATTCTCACCAGTGTCTGGCTATAACATTCTCACCTGTGTCTGGTAAGTTGTGTTTGTcgatgatgatgtcaccatcaCATGGCGAGTTAGACAGTCTATGGGAACTAGCAGTGTCCATGTACACCctgggggaaggggaggggaaaaTTGTAACATTCTGCAGACAGGTATCTGTTGGTGGATAAGGGTGAGGGTGGCTAAACCATTCTTTACATTTTTCTCATCATAAAGCACTTCTGACTAAACTATCTCGTtcaatttttcaaaacttcCTTTTCTAATCAACACTAACCTGTCTGTGTGACAGTCCACCTGCACAAAGTCTCTTGTTTCTTTGCAGATATCTCCATTTTGAAGCTAGGGAATAATGGAAAGAGATCTCAAGTCTGCATTATTCTCTCTGGATGCGGAGACTCGAACCTAGCAACAGACAGTAGCTTGAGCAAGAAGAGTTCTGCTATCAAAGAATTTAGCAGAACTAGTCAATAAACGAGAGACATGGGGGGCTCTGAAACAAGGGTAAGCCATCCTCAGAAAGAACTGTatgtttattaaatttttttaaCTATTAAATGTTTTCTAGAAAATCTAGATGAGTAAGTGTCACATGAAAAGCTGCCTGGCATGCGACATTTTTATCTCATTAAAAGTTGATGTGTAAGAGACCGGCCAAACAGCCTTAGGAATatcaaacacaacaaaaatttaaatgctatttgtagacaaaactataaagcataagctagatcactcttgTATGTAGcaaatctgacaataaacgtccaATGGAGATACtgaaaaggcataaaaaaatccttttttgttcttttggggatgattatatttttattagagaacatattccctcccttccccccctccccccctttcccGGAAAATTAAGTccactttttcagattttgcatctcccccccccccccccaataaaaatccttggtacgggcctgcaactTGCTTTGTTGTTATTAGTCAATTACTAAATTTATATAACAGCAGAATGTACTTATTAATCCCACATGCTTTACCTTGTCGACGTAAGAAGCTCCTCTCAAGCCAGTGACAGTTGTCTTGGTAACATCAGGAATCCTGAAGTATGTGTGTAGTAGGGTGGTGAAGTCAAATGGCTTGGTATCTACATCAGCAATTATTACActagttattgttatttacCAGAGTTCATATCATTGGTTTTGATTTTTCTAAGATTAATTGTTATCTATAACAAATTTAAAGTTTAAATCTTCATATGACTGGATATGCCAATTGGTAAgggaaaaatgaaaacaaacctttattttcaattgtaagCCTAGTAGAAAGCTTTTGCCTCTCAACAGTTACTTGGTATGTTAGCCTAAACCTGAAGGATAAAAATTAGTTAGGTCGAAAAGACTCAACTTCATATTTTTGACTAGGCTATCTGAATTCAATACAGATATCAACGTCAAATTTAATACAGAGTTTTATCCAGATTCCACAATTTGCCTTAAGAATCAGTAGAATGGAAACCAATAAAGCATATAAAGTATATAGCAACTGGTGTCATGGGAGTGCAAAGGGCTTTATAATTAGTAGGATACACTAACATAATATATACATACAATACATATACATGAAAATTTTTGGGAGGCTCTGCAACACCAAAATTGTTCATTTAAAACATTTCCTCATTAATTGGGATGATTGAGATCTAGGATCATTAATGATTAACTAACCTGTGATCCCACATACTTCTGGTGAAATCTGAATCTTCGAGAATGAAACATGCACTAGGGGAGCAAtccttgaaaaaaaagtagaatAAGTTTGAGAACTTTATAAGCTGAACATGTTCTTTATCACACCTTTTAAATTTTAGATTTATAATTAAGCATTAATCAAAAGATGAAAAGGATTTAGCCAGGATTTAGAGCAtggtggttcgtttttccatttcagtggaccaaatttccggtatgATTTATGATTTATAAGGCTTCTACCACTATTACACATATGAAATAGCAGTAAGGTTGACACAACAGAGCACGGCTCCaactcaagtgtaacctcggttagtaagcactgtcactgggggtggtcactgccagagggtttattgcgtccccagtggttcttttacgtcccttcggttcaggtttagtgtagtacagcttgaagagatgggacctccggtttagtgtccttatccgagaagactggaaacacggaaGAATAaattcaactcacttgtgacaaattcgattcaaggcaggaacccggaaaaatccccagtttgagccaggattcaaACCTGGgtcacagcggtgagaggccgacacgctaacacactaggccacccgtgcttccagtatacccctctcctcgccttataacattaggcaatcaatcttgtatttttaaaaaatgttattaatagggtattttttaacatatagcgataataataaagataattattttaaaaagatttcTATGGTTATTTtaagacatattgatgtgcacggtatatctccagccaaacgttatatatttttgtttgttctgagcggaccttcaagctgGGCGGGGGGTTCGTCCGagcccccccctggctacgggcctgtgtgCATTTCAATATTGTGTACTGTCACTACTGTAGATGTATGGGAAAGATTTAACTGTTATTAATATTATGATTGTTTGAAAGTGGATTTACAGTACCTGGGTGTTGCTTACAACTATTATTGACCATCACACAGTAAGTACCTGGGTGTTGCTTGGACCTAGTATTGACTATGACCCAGTTAGTACCTGGGTGTTGCTTTAAACTATTATTGACCATCACACAGTAAGTACCTGGGTGTTGCTTGCAATTATTATTGACCATAACACAGTAAGTACCTGGGTGTTGCTTGCAACTATTATTGACTGTCACACAATAAGAACCTGGGTGTTGCTTACAACTATTATTGACTGTCACACAGTAAGTACCTGGGTGTTGCTTGCAACTATTATTGACAATCACACAGAAAGTACCTGGGTGTTGCTTGCAACTATTATTGACAATCACACAGTAAGTACCTGGGTGTTGCTTGCAACACTCCATTTGCAAACTCTTGCAAAGCCATGCTGAGGTCCTAGATCCCAAGGGCCAAAATTTGCtgaaaaaatgacaataataaCCTCTCAAAAcctctcttgtttttttctttgataaCAAGGCAAATGTTTTGTATGGGGGTACGCCTTTGGTGGCCACCTACAGGACACAAAGCAGACCTCTTGTAAATCCTTACAGCATGACAAAAACTTACGAAAAACTATTGGAATTCCTCCTCTGATTGGTTTAGACCCATCTGTTATGGCTTTCTCACTAAAAAGTATTCAAAAAAGTAGTATTAAGATCATCTTAGAGGtaagtggtggggtggtgttttttttttttctgttgatACTGGATTTAGGGGCAgtaaggggggagggtccCTGCAGGTTTCACGAGTTTCAAAGATCAGAAATCATGTTTCACAATAAACTGATAAACAGAGTATTAGGATCAATATTTACTTAGATATCATGctaaaagatttttaaagagCAAAGATCACGATTCACGCTGATCAATTTTCAGCATTTACGAATCATGACAAACGTTACAATCACGGATCATGGGTTTCAATTTGTCCTTTTCATACAAACCAAAAATTTTATTTGccagaaagggcttatttttattttaatattttctttattgttgttgttctctGGAGTGATGGGCACAGTCATTacttgaaaaataaaagtccTTGATTAGGTGCCTAATTGTTTTTTTGAAATGACTACAACACAAACAGAAGTTCTAGAATGTTCTAGAAGTTctagtcttttttttataaaaacctttttttataagaacgtcctgcctgagatttcaccaaattttaagaacatcctaagaacatgccaaggctcaggtagcagaaaaaaattcttttttagtcctgatgcattctaaaatgcagaatcaaattgtgctcatagtagcAACCTTTTTATTGCTAAttatcattagtgtaattctcttcgtaataattcattgagtattatattcttataataCTCaataatttaagaacatcgttaaaaaaatatttagccTTAAAATGCGCCAACAATAAGCAGGgctcagcctcaactgaatatAAGACattgttataaaaaagagtgtacttCATGACCTTGTGATGACTTTAGTACCTCACAAATAGAAGTTCTTTATGACCCCTGCACTTCCACGATGTGACCGTTGCTCCtaacataaaatatttataaagtACACATGTTCAAAATGTTCATACATGTTCATGAAAAATCAGAACGTCTAACATTTCAGCTTTGGATTATCAAGCTCATAGCCTCCATTGCTTATtgtatgaagaaaaaaaagttgcgTGACATGGAAATTACAGACACAAAAAGTAAGTATCGTTATtaagtattattattttaagttACGAATTTACGTTAAAGTTCCTAACCATTTCGGactcaaaaataaaattaatttcCCGATTATATCTCATCCGTTCATGCGTAGTCGTCGGACAATACATTAAAGGCTACAGGCCAACCATTAAATAATATGACCGCCCTTTGCTCACATACCAAACAAGTTTATCGTAGCAGAATCCCCTTCGCTGCAGCAAAGAGTAACTgtgtccgccatcttgtaatAAACAAACTACGTGGCAGTGGAGGCTTGGAAACTAGGATACACAGATAGCCCGCTTTTCAGGAAAGTTTATCTATAAGGGAAATTTCATTtattagagagcttaagcGAGTCAACACtaacggcatcaaaaacggcgttgacgtccgtgacaggAAATCTTGAATggcattttccctattttgacgttctacgcgcgcggtcacggaggtcaacgccgtttttcatCAATTCGTaagcgcgcgccgtttttgatgccgtcCGTGTTGACTTGCTCAAGCTCTCTATCATcccgaggggggagggtgcgatgattttgataaaagtaagggataaaattagttgaccccccttcaggaggaacaaaatttCCCATGCCCACCCCCCTTACGCTTCCCCCAtattttcggtgcccccccccccccccccccccctcccgaaaatcgaagaaagaaggagcaaagAAAGGAACGGCAATAACAATTTTAAAGGAACGCGATcaagagattagctgcaagctGGACAGAAAGTGGAGAGGAAGAAATTGcctgaaaacattaattcagaaaagtgaaggcactcaatttctcaaagatGCATGCAACTAACTCCAGGTTGCAACCTGATAATGGTTGATGTTATAGATGGCGTAAAAGgagcaaaaaggcttttcgTATCCtccctgcaaaaaaaaaacgcagcGTGAGAAAAGAGGAAA
Protein-coding regions in this window:
- the LOC5503299 gene encoding putative glucose-6-phosphate 1-epimerase codes for the protein MADTVTLCCSEGDSATINLFGATVTSWKCRGHKELLFVSEKAITDGSKPIRGGIPIVFPNFGPWDLGPQHGFARVCKWSVASNTQDCSPSACFILEDSDFTRSMWDHRFRLTYQVTVERQKLSTRLTIENKDTKPFDFTTLLHTYFRIPDVTKTTVTGLRGASYVDKLQNGDICKETRDFVQVDCHTDRVYMDTASSHRLSNSPCDGDIIIDKHNLPDTVLWNPWEEKAEKMSDFGNDEYPNMLCVEAGYVSKRFLLQPGESFNCGQTFTCAPKE